One genomic region from Leptospirales bacterium encodes:
- a CDS encoding outer membrane protein transport protein, with translation MKAIRWLTIALLPLALVELSADPLHNVENLFGERAPGMGGAFVAISDDPSGALYNPAGLAFIYNDYLSISASNYRSSKKSYLNALGPGQNYHRNYENYFPNFFGAVRDFGEVQLAFVLANPRGEAYDQSDRIQSPLVLLSLGQINLEYSETNTALQLGPAMSWRINDRLAIGISALLHDERSRIAESVTAEGRNGGIFTRGRLLRSSVRGALPILGVQWMPADSFSFGLSVRKLFITSAERSQSGQSITAVQGQGYSATFLESDEDDISWAYGGSTILAAPNLVATIPNPPEIRGGVAWFPNSRVLCSMDVIYTDGFSLQRDRTAAASVSGANALVLRDREETDQYRDNTANIAAGAEFFLNDQFSVRFGYFTNKANSKDIKFNEVVLSEVLRSIYSSGIVVLGPGLLYQPVLLEDPAERSEHIDLQAYTLGFGLADANSSISVNAVYEFGSGGARATIGPGSGRAEQKNLSIYLVASLRR, from the coding sequence ATGAAAGCTATCAGATGGCTGACGATTGCGCTGCTGCCGCTTGCTCTGGTTGAATTGAGCGCTGATCCGCTGCACAATGTGGAGAATCTCTTCGGCGAACGAGCGCCGGGCATGGGCGGCGCGTTTGTAGCCATAAGCGATGATCCCTCCGGCGCTCTCTACAATCCGGCCGGCCTCGCCTTTATCTACAACGACTACCTTTCCATTTCAGCGAGCAACTATCGCTCGTCCAAGAAGAGCTACCTCAACGCCCTTGGACCCGGGCAGAACTATCATCGCAACTACGAAAACTACTTTCCCAATTTCTTTGGCGCCGTGCGCGATTTCGGCGAAGTACAACTGGCCTTCGTGCTGGCCAATCCGCGCGGCGAAGCCTACGATCAGTCCGATCGAATTCAATCGCCGTTGGTCCTGCTCAGCCTGGGTCAGATCAACCTGGAATACAGCGAAACCAACACAGCACTGCAATTGGGGCCGGCCATGTCATGGCGCATCAATGATCGACTGGCGATTGGCATCAGCGCTCTCTTACACGATGAGCGTTCGCGGATCGCTGAATCGGTAACTGCCGAGGGCCGGAACGGCGGGATTTTTACGCGCGGTCGACTGTTGCGCAGCAGCGTCCGCGGCGCCCTGCCGATCCTGGGCGTGCAATGGATGCCGGCCGATTCTTTTTCTTTCGGGCTCAGCGTCCGCAAACTTTTCATTACCAGCGCTGAGCGCTCGCAATCCGGACAATCGATTACTGCGGTTCAGGGACAGGGCTACAGCGCCACCTTTCTGGAAAGCGACGAAGACGATATTTCCTGGGCCTACGGCGGCAGCACAATCCTGGCCGCCCCCAATCTGGTAGCGACCATTCCCAATCCGCCGGAGATCCGCGGCGGCGTGGCTTGGTTTCCCAACAGCCGCGTCTTGTGCAGCATGGATGTAATTTATACCGACGGCTTCAGCCTGCAACGGGATCGGACTGCCGCCGCCAGCGTCAGCGGCGCCAACGCGCTGGTACTGCGCGATCGCGAAGAGACCGATCAGTATCGCGACAACACCGCCAATATTGCAGCGGGCGCTGAGTTTTTCTTGAACGACCAGTTTTCGGTTCGATTTGGCTACTTCACAAACAAAGCGAATAGTAAAGATATCAAATTCAACGAAGTCGTGTTATCCGAGGTTTTGCGAAGCATCTACTCCTCGGGAATAGTGGTGCTGGGACCGGGACTGCTCTACCAGCCCGTGCTGCTCGAGGACCCTGCGGAACGATCGGAGCATATTGACCTGCAGGCCTATACCCTGGGCTTTGGCCTGGCCGACGCCAACTCCTCGATCAGCGTCAATGCCGTCTACGAGTTCGGGTCAGGCGGCGCCCGTGCGACAATTGGACCTGGCAGCGGGCGCGCCGAGCAGAAGAACCTGTCCATCTATCTGGTTGCCAGTCTTCGCCGTTGA